Below is a genomic region from Desulfovibrio sp..
GGACAGGCAACCCCTGAGGGACTATACCCGCAAAATGCGCGTTAGCCAAAATTTTCATCCGTACAAACACCGAAAGGGAAGAAGCCTTGCGGCCCCTTCCCTTTCGACAAATTCCACGCGGCCGCGTTAGCTGGCGGCCGCCTCCACATGCACACGCGTAAGCACGCGGCGTTTGCGGATATACTTTTCAAAGCGCACCACGCCGTCAATCTTGGCGAACAGGGTAAAGTCCCTGCCCATGCCCACGTTGACGCCGGGAAACACGGTGGTGCCCAACTGGCGC
It encodes:
- the rpmA gene encoding 50S ribosomal protein L27 gives rise to the protein MAHKKAGGSSRNGRDSAGQRRGVKRFGGQSVLAGNILVRQLGTTVFPGVNVGMGRDFTLFAKIDGVVRFEKYIRKRRVLTRVHVEAAAS